The window TTTAATTTGTTCAGGAAATTGCCACTTCTATGTTTAGTTTGTATGTTCTGCACAGTATGAAGTTTCTCATTCGAAAAGAGTTTCATTTGATCAACTGGCCTGCATCATGTGTAACATAGTGACACATTTCTGTTCAGAGTATTACCTAGGAATTGCTGTATGTTAAGGAATTAACCAACTGGGTTACATGGTTGCAATTTTAGCGGTTGCTGTATGTTAAGGATCTGCTTGCTGGAATTCTAGCTCATGTGATTGTCTCGGTGTGTCACACTGGTTTGCTGTCAGTTTGTTCACCAAATTGCTATACTTCATGTGATGCTTATATGTAGGGTTAAATATAGATTGCTTGAATGTTCCGCGCACACAGCATGAAGTTTCTCATACAAAACGAATTTCATCTGATGAACCGAGCTAAGATGGTATGTACATAACAGTGACCCATTTCTGGTTTGTGCAGCCAAGGTGATCCAATGGCTTCAGGCATCATGCTCCGACGTCTTTCCAAGACACTCACCATGAGCCCAGCAGCAGCACTGGCATCTGGTATGACCAGCCAGCATCACCAGCTTCAGCAGCGCGCACCGGTCAGCGGCACGTCCAAGGGCAAGGCCAAGCTCAAAGCCGGGATGCCTCTGAGGCGTAGCGTCATAGCGAagaaggggggcgcgcctgccactGCTGGGAGCGGCGGCGCTGGCCGTGGTCGCCGTGAAGCCATCGAGCGTATTACTCAGATTGCAGAGTCATGTCTCAAGTCCTCCACTCCTCTACGGCACCTGTCCCCCAAGGAGCGTCTCCGCGAGGCAAAGCGTGAGGAGCTTGGGCTCATCTCCAAGGAACGGCAACGTGAGCTTGACGCTGCCAAGGCTAAAGCTAAAGCTAAATCCAAGGGTGCCAGTGGAGGTGATGGTGACCGCGTTCTGATGGGTCCGCCGGGCCTTGACTATATCAGTCTTGGTCTGGTGGATGAGGAGGCTATCCCTGAGTATGAGCTGACAGTTGAAGATGGCCGGCGTCTTGCCAAAGAATACAGCCGTGTGCTAATGCGACGACACCGTGCACGTCAAACTGCAGAGTCAACGCTCTTGAGGCTCAAGAAGGAGGCCATTGCTGCGCTCCCTGAGAAGCTGCGGGCTGCTGCTATGGTTCCTGACATGACCCCGTTCCCTGCAAACAGGTACATGGCAACACTCACGCCACCGATTGAAGGGTATATTGAAAAGGTGCGAGATGCTGCCAAGAAGTATTCAGTGAAGGAGAAACTTCGTTGAGTTCGATTCAACATGGGAGGAAAGACTCTTCTCCATACAAGATGCTGAGAGTTTAGAACGCTTTCTTATGCTCCTTTAATTAATTCTTGGCCTCTGTCTAGGTTTGATAACTACACTTTGTGCTATTTTGGGCTGTGATAATCAGATTCTGGTAATAAGCTGTCACAAATTTTATTTGCAAGATCCTGCCATAATATTCTCACTGAACTGTTTACTTCAGTTTtgctccctctgtttctttttactccgcatatacgatttttctgaagtcaaactttgtgaagtttgatgGCTACTTTGGCTATTTTGGTTTGTGATAATCAGATTCTGGTAATAAGCTTGCAAGACCCTGCCATGTTATTCTGACTGAGCTTTTCTACTTCAGTTTTGCTGTGTACTAGTGCATCTTGTTATCATGTAGAGCTGAAAGCAGGAAAGTATTTCCCTTGAAATGATGCTCATGCTGAAAGTATGTCTGTTAAGTAATCACCTTGTTCATTAAACAGCGGCAAGCATGCCAAGTAGGGGCATTTTGAGGCACAGTACATGCAACTGAAAGAACTATGTTAACTCATCCCCACCTCTGAACCCTTTATAGAATAGTAATCTGCTGTGATAcaacctcttttctttttcttttttttttgctgtTCATTTATCTCCTTTCATGCTTTCATATGCCCTCAATGATGATTTCCTGCAGGATCTGATTGTCGAAAGAAGTACCTAGCTTTGCTGTATCATGTACTAATGTACTTGTGAGAAAAATCAGATTGTTACCAGAGAAAGATCTAATGCCATGTCATGTCATGTTTACTTTGTCGAACTTCCGAGGGTCAGGTCTTGGGAGTGTGCTTTTGTTATGTGCAAATGGAAGTCATTGATAGAGTATACATTTTGGTATCAGCTGCAATGTTAAGGTCATCTCTTCCCTAATCCATGGAGAGCTACCTCAGTGATTTTTAACACCGAATTTCTGCACTCGGTTATTTTTAACATTTGGCCCTGCTTACAAGTTGTCTTCCCTAATCCTGTTAGCTTCTCTCTATCTAGTTGGTGCATTTGTCTTGAATTGAATCAAATTCGTCATATTTGTTTACTTGCGCCCTGTACCATGATTTCTATGCTGCCTTAAACATATCTTGAAACCACATCATATCATTCAGATGTACATAAAATGGCCAGGTGTTCTCTTTTCTTGAATATCAATTTTGGTTGGCACCATTAGGCGTAGAATGTATATTCATGTAAGAAACCTAAAACACCATTGTGTACGATAACGTAAGAAGCCTGAAATTTTCTTTGCATGTGTTCATGCAAGAAATCTCTGAACTCCTCCAAGAAGCCACGTCAGCTACCAGCGTGTCGTATTTAGCCCACTGATCTGGACCAAATCAAAAACCCAGAAACCTAAGTTTGTGGAGCAGATTGAGCATTCAGATGCTTTATGGGAACATTTTGTCCTACTTAAATTTTTAGTGCGAGCCACAACACGCGTACaattgtaaaataaataaatatctaTGAGCAATTTATAAACCGTAATATGTCTATAAAATGGTACTACATGGCTCTGTTATctgtcttttttctttctttctttatttctaaTCTAATGTTATACTCCATGTCTTATATTCTTCTGTTCTTTCACTCACAGGGATAATTATATAGTACTATATCTCTTATATAGGCAGCTTATTAATGTGCTAGCATCAAAAAGTCTAGACTAGCTATACATGTGGAGGGATAATCCACATGCCACCAAGTAAACTACCATGCTCCAAGTATCCGACCGACCTGATCCTCTTTAATTCACCACTGTCAACATCGTTCTTCCCATCGTCTACCTTGTAGTAGATCTGGTCAGCGATGCCATTTGAGATTGTCAAGAACACCTTATCACTAGGGACAACATCGTTTCGACCAAAACGACAATGGTTTGAGTAGTAGATGCAATTTCTCTCCACCCCTCCACGCATGTTTGCTGGCACGTGAACCGCCCTAGAGAATCTCCTCCCCAAAAACAAGGCGCAAGCTTGTCACCTCGAGCCACCTGTGCTTGCGATGTGGTGCAGATGTCGATGAGTTTGAACACCTTGAAGAACGGATCGACGTTTGGCAACCATTTGCAGATCAATGCCATCACATGCTTGCCTTGCAAATCTAAGATGTATCTCGTGCCACCATAGTCGGTCTAGTCGAACCATTGCACATCTACCTGACGTTCAGCAACGATCACCGGTGCGCCGTCCTCGTTCAAGCCAATGTCGAACTTGGAGAGTGCCCTTCCATAGTGTAGGCCATATAGCTCGCCATTACAGAAGGCGATGTCGGCGAGACCTGCCCTAGCTAGGGCAACCTTGTACCATCCACCCACCTTGTGCACAACCAATTCCGCACAGCGCGACGCCGCAAACGCTTGTCATGGCGGCAAGGATGCAACTGTTTGGAGGTTGGCGGCTCGGAGAATACAACTTTCCTTTCGATGGCCATGACGAGGCCATGGTGCTGGCTCTTGCAGACGACCGTGGCCTGTGCGCCGGAGAAGATGTTTGTGATCCTGAGCGAGCCCAGCGAGGACGAGCCCGCCGACGAGCAGCCTCCTAAACCGCTTGCTCATGAGCCGCAGTTCCATGACGGTGCCGTCCTCGGGGCAGTAGAGGCGCTAGCTTTACCCCGTTATCTTGGTGCGGCGATAGGAGCAGCCACGGGAGCGCCGCGACGGGCCGCGGTCCGCCACGCCCGGCAAACGGCGGCGAAACGTGCACGGCCGCGTGGGGAGGCGATCAGGCTGTAGATGACGACGAGGAGATCGTCTGGGAGGTGCGGCGGCGCCTGTGCGTGCATGATTTGTTTCCTGTTTGTCGCCGGCGGCGGTGGCCATCCGCGTCGACATGGTTGATGTAAACGTACCTCTCCCGATTCCAGGTAGCAAAAGAGTAGTAAAAACTTTGGGCACGAATCGTATCGCCACCAAAGTTAAttagtaatctttattatctttacCCCTAATATTTCCctaatctttatctttacctattaTCTTTCCCTACTCCCTACTTTTTTTtactaataaagcacggagtgcttctggtcgtacgtcgtggCAATTTTACAGAAAGGCCCCTCCGTTTACAGGAAATCAACCCGCGCTCCCTGTTTAAGTGGCAACCAGAGAAAATGTTTCGGTTTTTCAAAAAGGACCCTCCATTTTGGTGTATTCAACCCGCAATCCTGGCTCTGAGAAAACATTGCAAAAAAGACTCGTGCATAACGAGCGACTGGGGGCGGCGGCTGCTCGATGCGGAACGACGCAGGCgtctgggggcggcggctgctcGATGCGGATCGACGCCGGAGGCTGGAGCTTGCAGGGGCCGGATCCGTGTGCGGCAGAGGCTGGGGAGGCCGATTCGGAGGCGGGCAGCGAGGCAAGGGTCGCCGGTGATGATGAGGGAGGCCGATTCGGAGGCGGGCGGCGAGGCAGAGGTCGCCGGTGATGAGAGGGAGGCCGGAGCGTGGTTTCCCTGGCAGATCTATGGCATCCGCGGCTCCTGGGCAGAAAGAAGAATGGAGATGAGGGagagaagaaggaagaaaggagGGGAGGTGCGGTGTCTGTTTCCCAGATCCGGCTCGCCCAGGCTCGAGTGCCgcggccgccaccaccaccacccgacccCGAGCTCCTTCTCCCGTGCGGTTCCTCCCCGGCCTCCCTGCCGCCGCCCAACCTCCACCAGCCGCGCCTCCCACCACATCCCGCCGGCAGCCCAGAAACGTCGCGCCGCCTGCCGCCCCTACCTAGCAGCACGACCCCGACTACTTCCACCACCCGTGTTGTTGCGCTCCTCCCACGTATGGCCACCAGTGTTAGATCCAACCACCGCAGAGACCTGCATCGCCAACCACCGCCTACAGCGCTGGATCCGGTCGTCCCCGACCATCTACCACCTTCTTCTACCTTGAGCGGTAGGAGAGACCCCCCCTCTCTTTGTAGTTCGGCGCTGGAAGCCAGGCTCATGGACCACGCCGCCGTGACCGGATGGGCCGTTCTCCTCCTCCCTTCTTCCTCACATGCGAGCATGCGCAACTCACATGTCGCTCACTTCTCTGTTGAGGAGGTGAGCAGCTGCTCCACCGCCTTCCTCCGGCTATCACCTCCACGACACCCACCCACACGGTGGACCGCAGTGAATACCTCGGCCATCTCACGGTGAAAATCCCAGCTGGCGGGTGAAAATCCCAGCCGGCGCGGACTTGCAATTTGTTCCGTGTGTGTGCAATACTCCAAGTGCAGTGCATCGGCCACACTGCTTAGGCATCACGGGAGTTGCAGTTCGGTGCCCAATTCCATAAGGAGCAGTGGCAAAAGTTTGATTTGTGCAATTTAAGGTTCAGTTTTCAGTTCAGCTCCCTGTTTCACGGGATATGTGTAGTTCATTACTGCGTGCTAGCAGATTCAGTGTTATTGTGTGTGTGCAGTGCAGTTCATCGGTGGGGCAGTCTGGCTGGCGGCCATGTGTTGTTCTTGCTCCTACCTCGGATCCAATTCTCCATGACATCCATGTCTGCGACTGTGGTTTGGGCAGCACATGCAGCTGACAGCACGGTGTTGTTTCAGCTCGTTGGCATGCGACTCTGTACCGTGGGCGTGCAGCTCACCAGTGTCAGGCTTGCAGTTCCTTGGCGTTGGCAACCAATAGTTGTTGGCATGCCTCTCTGGGCTCCTACCATAGACCTGGATATGTGGATAGATTTCATTTATTCAATGGTTCGTTGATGCACGAGTAAACTAGCAAAGCGGCATCCTGCTTATGTAGCTTTCCATCCATTGACTAGCCGGCTATCCATGCAACTGGTGATGACTGTGCAGCAGCCAAACTTAAATAAAAATCATACATCCGGCCTCTAATCCCTTGCAATTGATTATATATTTTAACAAACACGAGATGACGAAACATCAtttaattttaagagaatcaataAATTATAGAAACTGAAGTGGCATATATATGACAGTCTGATCTGTAGGCTTTTTATGTTTTTTTTCCAAAAGCAGAGAAGGAAAAAGAATCTCATCTCCAAAGTGTTCAGTGCAGAGAAGATGAACCATGCAAAAACTCAAGGTGGATCATGGTGGCTTCACTGCTGGCGGAACGGCAGAGGGTTTGGCTGCTACCAGGGTGATTCAAAGGGAGTATATAGGTAGAGTTTTTGCGGCCTCTTGCATGAACATGATTAATGGTAGCTTATATTCCATGACATGATTTTACAGCTGTAATGATATGTTTCATGCGAGAGGACATAAATTTGCATCATATTTTTTTGTCCTGTTAGTTCCAAATTACAATGTTGAGTGGTCCAGTGAGTAGTGCTTCTATAAGCAAGGGAATGATAGAATGATGCACGATTCTGCAGGTTAGACGAGCCGCTGACAAAGACAGGCCTCTATTCTAAATTTTTACTTGCAAAGATGGACCATCAGCTACATAATATGTTGGCTAAACTCTCACAGGTCGCTAACAATTTTTATTTATTGTCATCTTGGTAATTGGCATTGGTGGTATTGTCTTTTGGTTCAACAGAATGTTGTTCAAGTGAAAATGCAGAGGAACATGTTGAACAAAAGATGTGGTATAAAAGGGAAAGGATAGCCTAAACAGTACAATGATGCAAGTTCAGATTTCATATGCTGTCTTCCCTGCCTCATGAATATGCTAGCATGGTTGTCTTCTAGATTATGCACATGTCTTCGTTTTCCATATACTATCGACGCATTGTGTAGTATGTACTAATTCTAGGGAGACTGACTCATACTGTTCACTCTTCAGAATTAGTATTTATAAGTTTTTGTGTGGTTTTAGTACCTCAGTTAAGAAATAAACATTCGCCTTCTCTAAAGAGGTTTGCTGCCTTGCTTTTTATAATTCTATTAATTTATATTAATCTCCTTGCATAGAACTTCTGTTGCATTACTCCCCGATTGCTATTAGTGGCCCTGTCACAAGAGATTGTTGTAAATCCTCAATATGTGTTTGATGTAAAACAATGTCCAATCTACTACATGGTGTCTCAGTCTCAAGTTCATAATTTCTATATCATTTGAATTGTATACAACAAGATACAAAAGCAGTAGGTCTCCAGCTGGCACAAAAATGCAGACTTGATTTGTTTTAGTTCCTTAATACATCTACTACAACCTACAAGAGACCCTATCTAAGAAAACAAAATCAAGGACCAATGTACTTCTGACATTATTTCTCATTAATATCAAATTAGAATAACATTGATGGAACATATTCTTTTTCTCTCCTTGCTTGAGTTAATGGAGTACAGTATTGCATTTTGCTAAGATGTTCTGCTCAATGCAGGTTTGGAGTCGACCA is drawn from Triticum dicoccoides isolate Atlit2015 ecotype Zavitan chromosome 4A, WEW_v2.0, whole genome shotgun sequence and contains these coding sequences:
- the LOC119287994 gene encoding uncharacterized protein LOC119287994, which codes for MASGIMLRRLSKTLTMSPAAALASGMTSQHHQLQQRAPVSGTSKGKAKLKAGMPLRRSVIAKKGGAPATAGSGGAGRGRREAIERITQIAESCLKSSTPLRHLSPKERLREAKREELGLISKERQRELDAAKAKAKAKSKGASGGDGDRVLMGPPGLDYISLGLVDEEAIPEYELTVEDGRRLAKEYSRVLMRRHRARQTAESTLLRLKKEAIAALPEKLRAAAMVPDMTPFPANRYMATLTPPIEGYIEKVRDAAKKYSVKEKLR
- the LOC119289762 gene encoding uncharacterized protein LOC119289762; the protein is MFFFQKQRRKKNLISKVFSAEKMNHAKTQGGSWWLHCWRNGRGFGCYQGDSKGVYRLDEPLTKTGLYSKFLLAKMDHQLHNMLAKLSQVWSRPRKSQFKSSRRRGVWRFPPPVAALLVFVACSCQIQHDLPYRFSVASLCFMCICAEKMTTPPLFFASHTLPYAVINLKKCPFRLHEHQTYFFV